Part of the Sorghum bicolor cultivar BTx623 chromosome 1, Sorghum_bicolor_NCBIv3, whole genome shotgun sequence genome, AATTTATCTGTGCCATTTAAAATTATAACAGAACCTAAAAGCTACCCATGTAGCCATGTTTAACTTTGAATTTAATAACTTAATAGTAGCTTTGAATTTCAATCCAATATCATATAGAAAGATAAATATATCATAATTCACGAAAAAGTGTCTTTTGCACACCAACAAAAGCACCCTGGGAATCCAACCGTGTCTGGCTTGCCACAGGAGTGAACCTGGGTGTGAGAGACTGGAAGCGGAGGGCGGGCGCACGTCTGCGAGAGAGCAAACACACTAAACGTTGATCGTCAAATTTGGTTGAGTAATAAGGAGAAAGAATATTTGAGAGATGACCTGGTACCTCTGTTTCTATGATGTTACATTTTCTAGATGCATTTGGTTGTGTGAACGAAGTAAAGATCATCTTCGTGGAGCAGACAATAGCGAAATAGATCTAAAATAATTCTAACCGGTGGTTTATTAGGGGTAGAGATATCACTTTCACCTTACAACTGAGAATTCAAACATAAAAATTTAAGAAAGTTTAGAAAGTAATATATGGACTTATGCTTGAAAGTTTCAACAACAGAAcaacttttaccagacatccATAAAATATGACATGAAAATGTCATATAAAATCACCTATTGCTAGCTACTTTGTTTAGATccgattttttttggattttgacaccgtaGCTCTTTCCTTTttattgacaaacattatccaatcatggagtaattaagtttaaaaaattcgtctcgcgatttacgacaaactgtgcaattagtttttattttaatctatatttaatattccatgcatttgCCGCAaagttcgatgtgatgagaaattttaaaaagtttttagttttttggggtgaactaaacaaggccttagtttattTATTGGTTGTTGTATCGCTTTGCCCAATGAagattctaaggccttgtttagttccaaaaaaatttgtaaaatttttcagattctccgtcacatcgaatctttagacatatgcatgaagtattacatatagacgaaaataaaaactaattgcatagtttggtcggaattgacgagacgaatctttaagtctagttagtctatcattgaacaatatttgtcaaatacaaacgaaagtgctacagtgtcgatttcctaaaaaaattggaactaaacaaggcctaagcgagATTATATGTGTTTGGTTTCCTTGCTCGGGCACTTCGAAGTTCGTGTAGTCGATATTTCGCTTGCTCACATCACCTGACGGACGAGTTTCTCGTTGCTCATACCAGCTAGGTGACTAGTAAGATAGGACCAAGACCAACACAtgcttttgtcaaaaaaaaaaaaaaagaccaacACATGCCTTATGTCTATCTGGACGACGCCGAGAGACACCACGCGCGAGGCTGCAGCTACACCAAAAGTTGACGATCAATTTATCTACCACAAATTCGACGAGTGGTGACGTGAAAAGTGAATTGCATTTTGCTAGTATGGTGCCAAAGCTCTAGAAATGAACCAAACATTAACCAAAACTGCGGCATGGCCTTGACCATCTGTTCTCTTTTatctattatttttttattactacttctataaaaaatatttctagATATATTTGGAATTAAGTTATTTTAAATCCgagtaaagttttttttttaaaaaaatattatcaacTCCACTCCACACAGTCAGCTTTCCTATCCAAACTAATAAAATCCGCGCCACCCAAAAAAACCCACCACGCTTCCATCTCCACTCCCCACTCCCACAGTCCCGCTCCCCCGCCATGGCCTTGGCCATGACCTCCTCGTCCCCGCAGCCACCGTCCCCTTcccaccgccgccgtcgtcgctcGCAACCCGCCACCCCCACCCCCAATGCCAACCCCAAACCTAAACCCAAACCCAGGGCAAAGGCCCTCCCCCTCCTCTCCGACGTCGGCGTCGGCCGCGACCCCGCCGCCATCAAGTACTACGCCCGGGTCGCATCCAACCTCGCGGGCGCCGGCCGCCTCCGCGATTTCCTCCTCGCGGCCGAGGGCCTCCGCGCAGCCGCGGGCGACGACCCCAGCTTCGCGGCGCGCATCAGCGCCCGTCTCCTGTCGCGCGGCGTCGCCGCCGCTGTCCGAGAGCGCGGACTGCCCTTCGTGCTCGAGTTCTTCCGAGACGCCGAGCGTGTGCGCGTCCCCGCAGTCGAGATGCTCGACGCCGACGCGTCCGACACTGTCGCCGGCGCCTGCCGGATGTTGCTGGAGGAGCGACGAATGGTGGAGTTCGTGGAGGTCGTCGAGGCGCTAGCTCGTAATATTGCCCCCCAATCTCTTCATGTCTATGCTGCAGTTAGAGTTTCCCCCTATATCATAATGTTGGCGTGAAGTCTATGCTTCAGCTAGTTGATTCACCTACCTTGGTTGGTGCATTAATCGCGATTGCCAATTGGTTCGCTAATGTAGCTTTATGCACTGATGATCACGTGCTTACCATGTTCTTAGACGTGCCTCAGGGTGGATGTGGATCTCTCAAATTTCTAATCAGTAGCAGTAGTTTTCATGCTAGATGCATCAATCTCTTTAGTTTATTGAATGGTTTAGTAGTTTTCATGCACGAATTGGCATGTCAGTATTAAGACTGCAGTTAGGATGCTAATTTCAGTAAGATAATCGATCTGTTTGATATCATCAGCTAGCAGTTGACTTATGGTTTCTACCTGGTTATGAGACAATACATCTCATTTTTGTTGTGCAGGATGtcctttttttatgtacatattGCATAAATCCTGCTTTAAATGTAAGCATGTGCCCTTGTCTTTTTAGTTTCTTTCAGAACTTATTAGAACTTGGCAGCACTACTGCTAACGATAAACATGTTGTGATTCTTAATGACTTGGACATGCAGACTAACAATCAGCAGCTATTTGCTTGCTATACAATGCTGTTTATGTTCTAGAAGTTGATTATTGCACAATGTATCGTTGGCATAATTACCGATGAGGTGCATTGGTCTGCATGTTACCAACATACTATTTTCTTGTATTTTGTTTGCAGAAAGTTTTCATTGCTGTACATCCTGTGTAGTTGGCAACACTCTTCATGTgtgctccctccattccaaactataagacgttttggGTTTACTAaatacatagcttttgctatgcacttagatatacactatgtctagatacatagtaaaatcaatatatctagaaaaacaaaaacatcttataatttggaatggagggaataCCTTTTTTTTGGCTATCAATTCTCCCCTACCCATGCTTTAGATGACAATTCATTAAATCTTAAATTGTTGTTAATGTTTTGCTTTGatctattattttttttagggTATGGATTCTATGTTCAAGGCATTGTTAACCCCATGGATGTACTGAAAATATTTGTCAAGCAGCGTAACCCAGATATAGCTATAAGGTGGTCATACTTATCACATCTTTATTTAACATGTCTTGAATTCTATCAACTAAATATATGACGATTACTTCAAGGATGTTAGTGTTAGCATGGCATGTTTCTTGCTGGAGATTTAAGCTTTATGCACTACGTGGATTTCAACCTTGGATCATACTCTTGGGATTTGACGATTTGTTAAAATTTCATACTCTTTCCATTAATCTTGATACCTGCAATGCATTGTTTTTTTGACATGTAGGTATGCACGCATATTTCCTAATTCCCAACTTTTACTCTGCAATACCATGGAAGCTTTTGGAAAAAGAAAGGAGTTGAAAAATGCTTTATTGGTCTTTGGAGCCCTTAAGGACCAGCTTGGAGGCATCAATATGTTTGCATGCCGAAGTATAATAGATATATGTGGCCATTGTGGCTCTTCTGTACAGGCTCGTATTATATTTGAGGTACTCGATATCCCTCATTGACTACAGTTAATTTAATTGTTAGCTGAGTTTGCTTCTTTACATTTGTAGATATATTCATTGAATTTCTATTGAATTAGAAATAGGTTAAGTTTAGAGAGTTTTGTATATTTAAAGTTAATAAGGTGTCTCTAAAAGGGATAACTTAGTCATTGCCAATTAtgaaaatcaaattaaatccctTATTCGTTAAagttctccctctctctctctctctctctctctctctctctctctctctgtaagAGGAAAGAGGAATACACAAATTTTATCCAACTAAGCTACCTTCTGTTCACCTGCTGTAGACAGGTACTCTAATACTCAGGCGGTTCCAGACTTCACTCATATATTATACATGTGAATCATATGCAGGGGCTGCTTGCTGATAAGATTACTCCAAATACCTACGTCTTCAACAGCCTAATGAATGTTAATGCCTATAGCTTGAGCTACAACTTTTCAGTCTACAAGCATATGCAAGTAATGCATCTTCTACCTTATTGTTGCTGTTCATAGGTAGGTTGTTTTAGCTTCATGCAAATCGATTCTGTTGCATCACATTTTGCCTTTTTTGTGCCAGCCTATTGGAACTAGTTCTTCTAATTTGCTATGTTCTGCCCAATTTCTGTTTGCTATTCCATGCTTGTTCATGTTATTTTTAATTGTATTCACTAAAACAATATTTACACTGTGTGTTTGGTTGTTTCTTTGATTTACTTTTCCTTCATTCATGGCCGAATATGTTCTATAATCTTATGCACAGCACAGGTGCACAGTGACCATAAGCTACTGTTTACACCATTTTGTGTTTTTGCAGAATCTCAGTGTCCCTCCTGATTTGACTTCATATAATATTCTTCTGAAGACATGCTGCAATGCCAGAGAATTCAACTTGGCTCAAGAAATCTATGAAGAAATGAAGAAGAAGGAACGTAATGGCCTTTTAAAGCTAGATGTTTTCACATATAGTACAATGATCAAGGTATGGGGGCTCTTGTTGTTGTTGTCCATGCATTATGGCTTTTTATGGTTTCCAGAATTGTTTTCTCTTTAAATTCCAGGTGTTTGCAGATGCAAAAGTGTGGAAGATGGCTTCCAACATCAAAGAGGATATGCAAGTGAATGGGATTCGTCTTAACCTAGTAACATGGTCATCATTAATCAACGTTTATGCAAATTCTGGTCTGGTTGATCGTGCAATAGAGATCCTTGAAGAAATGATAAGGGATGGCTGCCAACCTACAGCCCCATGCTTCAATATTATCCTTACTGCTTGTGTCAAGTCATGCCAATACGATAGAGCTTTCCGCTTGTTCTACAGTTGGAAGGAGTCTGGTATCAAGATATCTCTATCCCCTGAACAGAAGAGAGGTCTTGATGGTGGCTTTACATTCTGTAAAGAGTATCCTAGTAGTGGCAGTACTATATTGGTGGTTCCATTCAGGCCAACAGTCACAACCTATAACATCTTGATGAAGGCTTGTGGTACTAATGCAGAACGTGCAAAGTCTGTAATGAACGAAATGAGGCGGAATGGCCTTTGTCCCGATCTTATTAGCTGGTCTATACTCATGGATATTTATGGAACTTCTCAAAATAGGGATGGAGCTGTTCAGGTTTCACGCTTCAAAGTTTTATGTAGATATCTTTTGCACAATATAATCTGCTATGACATTTGGCCTTATATCAACTTTTGTGTCAACTAAATATGCCTTCCTTGTTTGCATCCTGTTGAAGTATTCCACTTTATAAAACTTGATATACCTCTTGTGGACATAGACACAAAGAACCAATAGATTAAATAGACGACGGAATAAGATACTGAATTATTTTATGAATCCACTTAGCCTGTGGAATTCTGGCTGCGAATGATCCTTAATTTGCATTCCATGGTAATTCACTTTCTCAGTATCACAGTTGCAGAAGATGTTCCTATCTACTATATCGCATGCCTTTCCATTTTTCAGTACTGCCCTTATACTGTTGACAATGTTCATGTGATTTTTTTCATCTGGATAAACATAAGATGACACTTACTTATTTCTTAATGCGGATTGCTATGGTTTTAGATTTTCCCAAATAAATAGTAAATTAATTattgctatcattttctttttgaCATAGGCACTAAGGAGAATGCAGCGAGTTGGGATGAGACTTAATGTCTCTGCATATACTGTTGCTATTAAGGTTGGTCACTGGACAGCACCTTTTACTTGGTTAATGGGCACTTCTTTTTATTTATAGACTTATGGTCTGCTAGTAAGCTTTTGCTACAATGTCCTCCAGGCATGTGTTGAAAACAAAGATTTGAAGTTAGCACTGCACTTGTTTGAAGAAATGAAAACACACCAACTGAAGCCCAATTTGGTGAGTTTTATCTAAAATTTAGGTACAACGCTTTGATGCTTTGCTTTTCCTTAACTATAAGATTTGATGCTTCCTGATGTAGCATTTATTGTTTGGTGCCTATTGCTGACTGCTAAATGCTTTGGATGCATGCATAATTtattgatatcaagttatttgggTTGATTAGTTGGATATCCTCTGCTGCTTGTTGATGTTAGACATTATGATATGACACATGCCATAGTCAATGGTTTGCTCTACATCAACCTGCAAAAATTCCATCGATGTAAATTGCATTTGACATAGCAGTTCATTTTCAGGTGACGTACAAAACTCTCCTGGCAGCACGCAGCAATTATGGATCACTACTGGAGGTCCAGCAGTGTTTAGCAATATATCAGGAAATGAGGAAAGCAGGGTATGTGACTAGAATGATAATATGCTGTTTCTTTGATACTTTTGAAGTCAGTACAAGTGCTTTTTCCTCGACAGCTCTACTCTTTCGCATTTTGACAGTAATCTGTGATTGCATTAAATAAAGAACAAAGGTTTATTTGATATAAACGCTCCAGTGTAAAATTCATGGAACACACCATAAATAATGGAAAACTAGAAGTGCTCCAAGATACAGTTATTTTGACAACAAACAGGTACCAGCAGAGGATGTAATCCACAGAAGCTTCAGTTGTTATCTCATGCCTAGGTGTCTACTGCTTCTAATTCCACTATTCCACTGTAGGAAACATACTGACAGCCTAATTTCCCATTCTAGGTACCAGGCAAATGACTATTATCTCAAGGAATTAATAATGGAATGGTGTGAAGGAGTTCTGTCTAGTCGCGGTGATAATCAAGATTTTTACAATTTGGACCTACAACCTAAGAGGAAAGAATCGTTCAACCTGTTTCTTGAGAAAGTCGTAACAGTCTTGCAAAAAGATACTGATCAGAACCAAACTGTCGATGTCCGTGGCCTTTCAAAGGTAAATGACATCCAACCAGTTCAAGTCATGATATACAAATGATCTGCCACACGAACATGATGACTGATTTTGAATGATGTGTGATTTAcagacacccccccccccccccccccctttttttttgttgcttACCATAATCCCATGCATTCTGCAGGTTGAAGCTCGAATTGTTGTTCTCTCTGTTCTTCGGAAGATCAAAGAGCAATACCTCCTGGGTAATGTTGAGCTGTCACTTCCTTTTGTATTACAATAAAAACCATAGATGCTAAGCCTCTATTTTGATGCCCCAATGCCTTTCGAAACATTGATCAGGAAGAGTGGTCCAGGACGATGTGGTTATCATCACAGGTCATGAGAAGACATCAAGAACTGAAGCTGAAACTAATGCAGTTGACGTCGTGCAGGCAATAGTTACTGTTTTGACGACTGATCTGGGTCTTGAAGTTTTGATTGGACCTGGAAGCTGCCCTCCTGTTTCATCAAAACCCAAAGCAACGACTAAATCTAGAAGTAATTTAGAGCAAGTATCCAAAGAATTTACTAGGAGACCACAGGGAATGATAAAAATCCCTCTCAACTCACTGAACCATTGGTTGAAGAAGAAAGCTGTGAGGATTGCAGAGTGACATTTCCTTAAACTACCTTTTTGGTCCATTTAGTATACCAGTAAATTAGCACAGTTATTCCAGGATTGGATGTACATATGAAAACAGGTTACTGCTCCTGGTCATGACACGACTTGAAAAAGGGAATCGTTGGCAGGCAATGGAGTCTCGACTATTGTCCAGCACATTCAGCAAGGGACTTCTGCAAATTTAATTGTAGTGTTTCTAAAGACACGAAGCTTGGACTTTCATACTGTTATATATCAATTTCCAGTAATCTCATTCAAACCAGGTTATCCCATTTCCATGTCAACATGGAAGTAATGAGCCCTACAGAAATAGGAAACGAAACAACCGAAGTTCGACGAGATAGGAGGCCCAACTGATCTAAATCACCTGTGTTATGTATCAAATTCCAGTACATATCATGTTTTCCATGAAACAGTTCTCCAGCAGAAATAAAAATACCACAACAGCTGGTGTTCAAATATACATGTGATTAACTAGATAACAAAGTCTTCACTCATGCCAATTTGGTTCTTGAAAATACTGAGCGGGGGGCATGATCTTGGCTAACGAAATTACTGATATCTGCATGTACAAACACAATATCAGGTATAACAACAGTCTTGGTTAACTCATACTACATATGGCTGAACAATCTGGATCTCTATCTTGCTAATTTACTCATGGGGAAGGGTGTGTGCTTGGTGAAATGCACGTTCAAGACCGTATCAAGCTCACTCATCCATTTCAATTACTGCCCAGCAATGGACAAATAAACGCGGACAAGACCAAAGATCTCGTACCTAGCATCGGAGAGTTCTCAAATCCAATCCTGCTCCTGCAACTTGAGAGGCAGGTAGACCTCGGTGAGGTACTGGAACCCGAAGGAACTGAGGGCCTGTATCTCAGCCTTTTGCTTGGTGCGCAGCATCATCTCCAACTCCTTCACCCAGCCCTCATTCTGCTTCACAAAGTCTTCCTCGAGCAGCTCTTTCCCCACCTTGATATCGTGATCGGTCATGGGGAGACGGCACTGCTCCGGCACCCTGTACTTGTCCAGGTCGCTCGGCCGGACACCGAGCCACTTGATGTCCGGCGTCGTGAGATTGGCGCTGTCATACGACATGTTCTTCGAACCACACATGTACACTGACAAGATCTTGAGCCCGTATGGATCGGAGTCCACCAGCGCGAGCACTGGCAGCTTCAGCTCCACCTTGAGCCGCCGCAGGAACAGCCGGGTGGCGACATCTGGCTGCCCCTTGGCCGTCAGAATGATGCAGGGGAAGCGGTTGTAGAACCTGTCCTCGGCAAGTCGCATGAATGCAGCGTCCTTCTCCACCAGGAGGATGAAGAGCGCGTCGCTCTCGATGCCCGAGACCCTGTCGACGTTGGGCGGTATGGCCTTCCCGCCGACGCCCATGCGCGTGCAGTCGATCCGGTCCCCATCGTCGGCGAAGACGAGGCGGCCCACGACGACGCCCTTCTCGGAGGCGACGACGTGGAGCGACGACCGGGTGCATCCGAGCATGCAGGAGACGTCGTCGAGGACGGCGTCAGACTGGGACTGGTCGCCGAAGAGCTTGACGTCGGTGTAGAAGAGGTCACGCTTGGTGACGTGGATGCCCCTGCCGAGGACGGCGTGGACGAGGGAGAGGACGCGCGCCGTGATGGTGGCCTTGCGCGCGGTGGCGACGTTGGCGAAGGGGCGCGCGGACTCGCGGCGGACGAGCACGATGCGGTCGAGGTCCGGGAGGTAGACCTGGTTGGAGGCGGCGCGCGAGGGCACCGCGAAGGAGAAACCCCGGCCGGAGAGGATGCTGCGCGCGGCTGCGAGGACGAGGCGGTTGATGCGGGAGGTGACGGAGGCGGAGTCCTGGTCGGCCACCACGATGTACGAGGAGGCGGGGTCCGCGGACAGGTCGAGGTCCGCGAGGGACTTGGAGGTGGCCTTGGATTTGGAAGCCGAGGCAGAGGCGAGGGAGCGGAGGGTGGCGAGGATGGAGGCGTCGGGGCGGAGCTTCGAGCGGAGGGACTCGGCGTAGGACGCGGCCGCGGAAGCGCGCGGCTTCTTGGAGCTGGATGCGGCGCCGACCGCGCTCGCCCCGGCGCGGCGCTTTTTCTCCGACATGGGGAGGGGCGAGAGGTGGGAGAGCGcggtggcgacggcggcggggcTTGAGCTCGATCTCGAGCGCGGCTGCGATTTGGTTTGTGGCTGGGGAGTGGGACTGTGGGAGGACCCGGAGGAGGGACCTGTCGGGCGCCGCGTCTCGGCTGGGCTAGTGGCCTAGTGGGCCGAAGAGCTTCTGGCCTCTGGGGGCCTTTCCAGTTTGCTCACAGGCTCGCGGGatttttaactttttttttccCATTGGCACTCCTCCGTTTGCCAACTTTATGTGTGCTTCTACATATTTACCACCGCATTCAGTTGAGCTGCTACGCTTTTACCACTCTCGCTGATGTGGTATGTCAGGTGGTGCTTCTAGCGTCGAACGGAGCCTGGGAGCCCTGTTTTGGCATGACAAATGACGCCGCTGCCCTCACCCTCTTCTTTTGTTGCGAGGCTGCCCTTTTCTTCCAGCGTTAGTCCTCATGAAAAAGAGAAGGAGGATTTCAAGAGCCTCGTCCCGCCGGGACGCTCCGAAGAGACGCCTCAGGAGCAGCGCCGACACCTGGCTCTTGATGGCGCTGTCCAGGTTGGGGGACATGGCTTCCTCCTCTTCTTGGTGCGCGCTCCGTGCGGGGTGGACAACGCCGTCAGGGAGGCTTTGTTTGGATAGGCTTGGATCGGCGTGGATTGGTATGGATCCCGGTCTCGGATGGAAACCAGCCCACACCGGAGTTTCAGCCCACGTGGATGCAGAATTGCGGATTTGGCTGACGCCGGGTTGGAGCCAAACCCGCTCGAACCACGTCAATCCAAGGGAGAAAGAAATATCCTCACCCGAGGCCGGGACTTTGCTCCCTCCTCGCGACTCTGCCAGCGCTCCCGCAGCACGCGACTCCGCCACCGCTCCCGACTCGCCGGCGAGGGCAACACCACCGCTCGCACTTGAAAAAGGTATGTTCTCCGCCGCCTCCAATTCTCGGTGGACTCATCCCCTCCTCCCTCCCCTTCTACTCAGCCGGTTTCCCTTGTTAGGGTTTCAGTACACCGCGGCGGCCGACGAGCCGGCTCCCTTCTCCCCCTGTCGGCAACCGAGACCGGCGGTGGCCGGTGGATCAGGTGCGCCTCCACCAGCCCACGTCCCCCATCTCCTCCTTCCAATCCCTTTCCCTTTTCCTCATCTCTTTTCTTACTAGGGTTGGAGTCAGATCGAGACGGCGGCAAGATCCTGGGGTCTCCAAGATCGTGAGGTGCTACCACGTCCCCCATCTCCTCCTTCTAATCCCTTCCTCTGTTCCCTGCTCTGGTAATTGGTATACGTCTGCTGCGGGTGCCTTGCGAGTAGTATGGTTGGATGATAATATGTTGTTTTGCTGCTGGTTACCTCAAAAGTTGTCCCCTACAATTGTTTGGATTTTTGGTTTTGTGGGACGGAGTAATTTTTGGGTTGAAATTTGACGCCAATTTCACTTCTTCCCAATTGAAAATAGTGAAAGACCCATCTGTACTTCCAGTTTAGTTGCTATGTTGTTGGCTCTCTTTGTTGGTTACTGCAGCAATTGATGGTAATAGACGTTCAACTTTCTAGTCTGTATTATGATTCAATTGAGTTAACACTACCGTGGATGATGCAATTGATTCATGACCTCCTGGTCCTGTCTAGTGTCTAGGTAAGCTGACAGTTGTGCCTTCCTGATAGTTTGGACATTTGTTTTGTGCTAGTAGTTTCACCGTGCTATACTTATTCTTTGCTTGGATATGCATCTGTGCCTATCTGAGTAGAAAGGAGGGCCTCCCTCTTGCCCCATATTTGGCAGTTTGGGCCTTTTTCTGTTGAACTTTCAGATGTGTCCTGTGCAGTGCTTTCACATGCTTAGCACTGAAGAATTCATTTTTGAGTGGAACCCATTTATCTCTCTGATTTTAAAGTTAGCATATCGTTTCTGTAGAAGGTACAATCTATTTGAGAACATTTTAGTTTTTAGATTCGCAGATGAAAATAAATATCTATTTGAGAGGAAGCAATGTTTTGATGTCTTAGAAAATTTTTGTCAATTACACTGAATGAAACCTAATGCACTTGGGAAAAATAATGGGTTTCACTTATGGAAAATAATGCTCGAGGTTATCTTTTATCCATCTTAAAATTTCAGATGTGTGATAACTTGTTTCTATTCATGTGTTTTGGTAGATTATCGGTAGCTTCTCCTTTCTCCTTTTTTTGTGATGCCTTCTTTCAGAATCATAGATTCAGTTTCCTTCTTGTGTGATGCCTTCTAATGAACTACATGGTTTCATCATTGTATTAGTTATGGATGCTCTAGCTAAGAAAAGaagggatgatgatgatgatgagattATGCTTTTCCTTCTACCTGCTTTGTATCTATTGGGTAGTACAAGGGAGCCCCGACAAAAAATACCTAGGCATACATCAAGGTTGTCCGGAAAGGAGCGTCTTGAAGAAGTACTCAATGGACATGTGAAAGATTGTTGTGTTGCCTTTCGTATGGAGCCTAACATCTTCAGAGCCATTGCAACCTATCTTAGAGATGAGCATTTGTTACGGGACACTAGGGGTATTAGAGTCGAGGAGCAGTTTGCGTTCTTCATGTAT contains:
- the LOC8084884 gene encoding DNA topoisomerase 6 subunit A3 encodes the protein MSEKKRRAGASAVGAASSSKKPRASAAASYAESLRSKLRPDASILATLRSLASASASKSKATSKSLADLDLSADPASSYIVVADQDSASVTSRINRLVLAAARSILSGRGFSFAVPSRAASNQVYLPDLDRIVLVRRESARPFANVATARKATITARVLSLVHAVLGRGIHVTKRDLFYTDVKLFGDQSQSDAVLDDVSCMLGCTRSSLHVVASEKGVVVGRLVFADDGDRIDCTRMGVGGKAIPPNVDRVSGIESDALFILLVEKDAAFMRLAEDRFYNRFPCIILTAKGQPDVATRLFLRRLKVELKLPVLALVDSDPYGLKILSVYMCGSKNMSYDSANLTTPDIKWLGVRPSDLDKYRVPEQCRLPMTDHDIKVGKELLEEDFVKQNEGWVKELEMMLRTKQKAEIQALSSFGFQYLTEVYLPLKLQEQDWI
- the LOC8081449 gene encoding pentatricopeptide repeat-containing protein At5g02830, chloroplastic, which encodes MALAMTSSSPQPPSPSHRRRRRSQPATPTPNANPKPKPKPRAKALPLLSDVGVGRDPAAIKYYARVASNLAGAGRLRDFLLAAEGLRAAAGDDPSFAARISARLLSRGVAAAVRERGLPFVLEFFRDAERVRVPAVEMLDADASDTVAGACRMLLEERRMVEFVEVVEALARYGFYVQGIVNPMDVLKIFVKQRNPDIAIRYARIFPNSQLLLCNTMEAFGKRKELKNALLVFGALKDQLGGINMFACRSIIDICGHCGSSVQARIIFEGLLADKITPNTYVFNSLMNVNAYSLSYNFSVYKHMQNLSVPPDLTSYNILLKTCCNAREFNLAQEIYEEMKKKERNGLLKLDVFTYSTMIKVFADAKVWKMASNIKEDMQVNGIRLNLVTWSSLINVYANSGLVDRAIEILEEMIRDGCQPTAPCFNIILTACVKSCQYDRAFRLFYSWKESGIKISLSPEQKRGLDGGFTFCKEYPSSGSTILVVPFRPTVTTYNILMKACGTNAERAKSVMNEMRRNGLCPDLISWSILMDIYGTSQNRDGAVQALRRMQRVGMRLNVSAYTVAIKACVENKDLKLALHLFEEMKTHQLKPNLVTYKTLLAARSNYGSLLEVQQCLAIYQEMRKAGYQANDYYLKELIMEWCEGVLSSRGDNQDFYNLDLQPKRKESFNLFLEKVVTVLQKDTDQNQTVDVRGLSKVEARIVVLSVLRKIKEQYLLGRVVQDDVVIITGHEKTSRTEAETNAVDVVQAIVTVLTTDLGLEVLIGPGSCPPVSSKPKATTKSRSNLEQVSKEFTRRPQGMIKIPLNSLNHWLKKKAVRIAE